The following nucleotide sequence is from Fructobacillus americanaquae.
TGACGTGGTTGAGTTGGTCTTAGAGGTTGAAGATGAATATAACATGGAAATTCCAGACGAAGCGTTGGATTCCTTGACGACGTTACAAAAGGTCGTGGATTACGTCTATGTTCACCAGGCGTAATCGTCAACAGGTTCGCGCGGGGATGCAAGCTTCACGGCCGACAGCTGCATACCGAAAATCAGCAGCGGCTAAAGGAAGTGAGCTTGGTCGTGGCTTTGAATCAGCAGAGCTAAGGCAAGACGATTTACAGGCCTTTGTTGAAAAGGTT
It contains:
- a CDS encoding acyl carrier protein, which gives rise to MAFTKEQIYDRLAKEAAQRFSLKAEKVSPNLNFAQDTSADSIDVVELVLEVEDEYNMEIPDEALDSLTTLQKVVDYVYVHQA